A genomic segment from Aspergillus puulaauensis MK2 DNA, chromosome 1, nearly complete sequence encodes:
- the idi1 gene encoding isopentenyl-diphosphate delta-isomerase IDI1 (BUSCO:EOG0926458I;~COG:Q;~EggNog:ENOG410PGVF;~InterPro:IPR011876,IPR015797,IPR000086;~PFAM:PF00293;~go_function: GO:0004452 - isopentenyl-diphosphate delta-isomerase activity [Evidence IEA];~go_function: GO:0016787 - hydrolase activity [Evidence IEA];~go_process: GO:0008299 - isoprenoid biosynthetic process [Evidence IEA]), which translates to MSATETETTTRITADNVASLFPEVDTSLAREVLPSAATSSVTNSNELAGYDEEQVRLMDEVCIVLDDDDKPIGSASKKICHLMTNIDRGLLHRAFSVFLFDSQKRLLLQQRASEKITFPDLWTNTCCSHPLGIPGETGSELDAAILGVKHAAQRKLNHELGIKPEQVPIEKFEFFTRIHYKAPSDGKWGEHEIDYILFIEADVDLEPSVNEVRDTRYVSETELKEMFKQSDLKFTPWFKLICNSMLFEWWAHLGTASLDQYKDETQIRRM; encoded by the exons ATGAGTGCtacagagacagagaccaccaccagaatCACGGCGGACAATGTCGCGAGCCTCTTCCCTGAAGTCGATACTTCGCTTGCCCGTGAAGTCCTCCCATCCGCGGCAACCTCGTCCGTCACGAACAGCAACGAGCTTGCAGGGTACGATGAGGAGCAGGTCCGTCTGATGGATGAAGTGTGCATTGtcctcgacgacgatgacaagCCCATTGGCAGTGCTAGCAAGAAGATAT GCCATTTAATGACCAACATTGACCGcggcctcctccaccgagcCTTTTCCGTTTTCCTCTTCGACTCCCAGAAGCGATTGCTCCTGCAACAGCGTGCCTCCGAGAAGATCACCTTCCCCGACCTGTGGACGAATACCTGCTGCTCCCACCCTCTCGGAATTCCCGGTGAGACAGGATCGGAGCTCGACGCTGCCATTCTAGGCGTGAAGCATGCGGCGCAGCGCAAGCTGAACCACGAGCTGGGCATCAAGCCAGAGCAGGTCCCGATCGAGAAGTTCGAATTCTTCACTCGCATCCACTACAAGGCCCCTAGTGACGGCAAGTGGGGAGAGCATGAGA TTGATTATATCCTCTTTATCGAAGCAGATGTCGACCTTGAACCTAGCGTGAACGAGGTCCGCGACACGCGGTATGTCTCCGAGACGGAGCTTAAGGAGATGTTCAAGCAGTCGGACCTGAAGTTTACCCCGTGGTTTAAGCTCATCTGCAACTCGATGCTGTTTGAGTGGTGGGCCCACCTCGGCACTGCGTCTTTGGATCAGTACAAGGACGAGACACAGATTCGCCGTATGTAA
- a CDS encoding MATE family efflux transporter (COG:L;~EggNog:ENOG410PFXB;~InterPro:IPR002528;~PFAM:PF01554;~TransMembrane:12 (i186-210o230-251i263-281o297-315i327-349o355-381i402-423o435-460i481-501o521-542i554-574o580-600i);~go_component: GO:0016020 - membrane [Evidence IEA];~go_function: GO:0015297 - antiporter activity [Evidence IEA];~go_function: GO:0042910 - xenobiotic transmembrane transporter activity [Evidence IEA];~go_process: GO:0055085 - transmembrane transport [Evidence IEA]), translated as MASAPEDRTFHSRFRSADPLAESVIARDLEQYADDGDSASTVEEEYSEDSTVRPIRSHPRTASHSLAGSYQRPSFFTTVSHATVVPHNPENEGVSWRDREQAIEDERELLTDNHFLDPASAGKRQRSASRGPAEETTSLLGGGGSGGPGYNAVDAEDIDRKWEEAVTAGLIHTTWKREANVIGKNAAPLVVTFLLQYSLTVASIFTLGHLGKKELGAVSLASMSASITGYAVYQGLATSLDTLCAQAFGSGKKKLVGLQMQRMVCFLWVITIPIALLWFFADKILNRIVPEKDVADLAGLYLKVVALGAPGYAAFESGKRYVQAQGIFSASLYVLLICAPLNAFLNWLFVWKFKWGFVGAPIAVSITDTLMPVLLCLYVFFIDGSECWNGLSRRAMSNWGPMIRLALPGLLMVEAECLAFEVLTLGSSYLGTTPLAAQSVLATVSSITFQIPFTLSISASTRIANLIGATLVDAAKTTAKVAMWGAVLVGLLNMILVSAFRYYIPRLFTSEDEVIELVARVLPLCAAFQLFDALAATCNGVLRGLGRQEIGGYVQLFCYYAIAMPISFGTAFGLRWELFGLWSGVAIALGLVSLIEGVFLTHTDWNRSVEDAVRRNAAA; from the exons ATGGCTAGCGCACCGGAAGACCGAACCTTCCACAGCCGCTTTCGTTCCGCAGACCCCCTTGCTGAGAGTGTGATTGCGCGCGATTTGGAGCAGTATGCTGACGATGGGGATTCGGCTTCCACCGTCGAAGAGGAATATTCCGAAGATTCGACCGTCCGGCCTATACGTAGCCATCCACGAACAGCATCTCATTCTTTAGCAGGTTCTTACCAGCGTCCGAGCTTCTTCACCACAGTGTCTCATGCGACCGTGGTGCCGCATAACCCGGAAAATGAAGGAGTGTCGTGGAGGGATCGGGAGCAGGCAATCGAGGACGAGCGAGAGCTCCTGACTGATAACCACTTCCTTGACCCGGCCAGTGCTGGTAAGCGTCAGCGAAGTGCCTCGCGTGGTCCTGCCGAGGAAACCACATCTTTGctgggtggaggagggagtggtgGCCCCGGGTACAACGCTGTGGATGCTGAGGATATCGATCGCAAATGGGAGGAAGCTGTTACTGCAGGCCTGATCCATACGACGTGGAAACGCGAAGCAAACGTTATTGGGAAAAATGCTGCCCCGTTGGTGGTCACCTTCCTACTTCAGTATTCCTTGACCGTAGCAAGCATTTTTACCTTGGGCCACTTGGGCAAGAAGGAGCTTGGTGCTGTTAGCCTTGCAAGTATGAGTGCTAGCATTACGGGTTATGCAG TTTACCAAGGGTTGGCGACGAGTTTAGATACTCTCTGTGCCCAAGCCTTTGGGTCTGGGAAGAAAAAGCTGGTTGGATTACAAATGCAGAGGATGGTTTGCTTCTTATGGGTCATCACTATTCCAATTGCACTACTCTGGTTTTTCGCCGATAAGATCCTCAATCGCATAGTACCCGAGAAAGACGTAGCTGACCTGGCTGGTCTGTACCTGAAAGTGGTTGCCCTGGGGGCCCCAGGATATGCTGCGTTTGAAAGTGGGAAACGATATGTGCAGGCTCAGGGTATCTTTTCTGCATCCTTATATGTCTTGCTGATATGTGCCCCACTCAATGCATTCTTGAACTGGCTGTTTGTCTGG AAATTCAAATGGGGCTTCGTTGGCGCTCCTATTGCTGTCTCAATTACTGACACCCTCATGCCTGTGCTCTTGTGCCTCTACGTGTTTTTCATCGACGGCTCTGAATGCTGGAATGGGCTGAGCAGACGCGCTATGAGTAACTGGGGACCAATGATCCGACTCGCACTTCCAGGCCTTCTCATGGTAGAGGCGGAGTGTCTCGCATTCGAAGTTTTGACCCTGGGGTCCTCGTACCTTGGAACTACTCCTCTGGCCGCCCAGTCAGTGCTGGCTACAGTATCATCCATTACCTTCCAAATCCCCTTCACTCTATCTATTTCCGCGAGCACACGTATCGCCAATCTGATTGGTGCCACACTTGTTGATGCCGCCAAAACAACTGCCAAGGTTGCAATGTGGGGAGCTGTCCTCGTCGGCCTCCTCAACATGATCCTAGTTTCCGCGTTCCGCTACTACATCCCGCGCCTCTTCACCTCCGAGGACGAAGTCATTGAGCTTGTAGCCAGGGTTCTACCCCTCTGCGCTGCCTTTCAACTATTCGACGCTCTAGCCGCCACCTGCAATGGTGTTCTTCGTGGGCTCGGACGGCAGGAAATCGGAGGATACGTGCAGCTCTTCTGCTACTATGCAATTGCCATGCCCATAAGTTTCGGAACAGCGTTCGGGCTGCGATGGGAGCTTTTTGGCCTTTGGTCAGGCGTTGCTATTGCTCTTGGTCTTGTGTCTCTCATCGAGGGAGTGTTCCTCACACATACGGATTGGAACCGATCTGTTGAGGATGCTGTTCGGAGAAACGCGGCGGCGTGA
- a CDS encoding DUF202 domain-containing protein (COG:S;~EggNog:ENOG410PPKT;~InterPro:IPR003807;~PFAM:PF02656;~TransMembrane:3 (i75-92o104-127i148-167o)) has product MPEAATPGAAATRPPYNPVINPIHAKPVLIEEHLEDSQHIFLTRPWFGALLFENAASDARDHCANERTFLSWLRLSMYLGIVSVALIISFHFKAEPSKIERQMSLPMGIVFWVLSLVSLGNGLANYIRTVKKYSRKAALVQSGWKTQLTFMVVGGVILGSCIVLLVTDAHHY; this is encoded by the exons ATGCCAGAAGCAGCCACACCCGGCGCAGCCGCCACGCGACCGCCATACAACCCGGTGATTAACCCGATCCATGCAAAACCAGTCCTAATCGAAGA GCACCTAGAAGACAGCCAGCACATCTTCCTCACCCGGCCATGGTTCGGCGCTCTTCTCTTCGAAAACGCCGCCTCGGATGCGCGCGATCACTGCGCCAACGAGcgcaccttcctctcctggCTTCGGCTTTCGATGTATCTCGGGATCGTCTCGGTGGCGCTTATCATATCCTTCCATTTCAAGGCCGAGCCATCGAAGATCGAAAGGCAGATGTCGCTGCCCATGGGGATTGTATTCTGGGTATTAAGCTTGGTGAGCCTTGGGAATGGGTTGGCAAATTATATTCGTACAGTGAAGAAGTATAGTCGGAAGGCTGCGCTTGTACAGAGTGGATGGAAAACGCAGTTGACGTTTATGGTTGTTGGTGGGGTGATACTGGGGAGTTGTATTGTGCTTTTGGTTACGGATGCACATcattattaa
- a CDS encoding putative C2H2 finger domain protein (Ezf) (COG:K;~EggNog:ENOG410PK41;~InterPro:IPR036236,IPR013087;~PFAM:PF00096;~TransMembrane:1 (i20-39o)) — translation MPRLSPYCRIDCSESGPVCAAPRVFLLIFIIFIYSIYYLPSIPSNFTTLIMDCPSGSFPPCSSFASSSGGVEPRARLVYSNPLHIAPTSPFPSQNHGLGISYCDPEPSTSYPPQYPSSESCTADWAQPIPATISFGCSLNTTSLTSAGTFYERYAGSEASASPLSYCGPQAMSTSSSRGSALDFRAGPDAINTRPYNLWPNTPCSEPDTSIKEDPDADYHDSSYPEHTQPTSIPLFAPVAQQSTDNFFPKLESFEGDSRGPTVISHDTDPNIPTTTSTFPVGVIPPWSTDNEIPSEHDQMRFPPASGLECTICGTRFTRRSNCREHMRRHDPNARKSFPCEDCGKSLGRKTDLKRHIDSVHRGIRKYACEQCGARFSRQDTLVRHVSDGCRRGRRFSDSTWRAGESRSPSRHDLS, via the exons ATGCCGCGCCTATCTCCGTATTGCAGAATTGATTGCAGCGAGTCCGGTCCGGTCTGTGCAGCACCCAG GGTGTTTCTAttgatatttattatctttatctactcTATCTACTACTTGCCGTCAATACCCTCGAACTTTACGACATTAATAATGGATTGTCCCTCTGGGTCTTTTCCTCCCTGCTCGTCCttcgcttcctcttccgGTGGTGTCGAGCCGCGGGCCCGTCTTGTCTACTCGAATCCCTTACACATTGCCCCAACTTCCCCGTTTCCATCACAGAACCATGGGCTAGGAATTTCATACTGTGACCCAGAGCCTTCTACCAGCTATCCGCCACAATACCCGTCATCAGAAAGTTGTACCGCAGATTGGGCCCAACCAATACCGGCAACAATCTCCTTCGGATGCTCGTTGAATACTACAAGCCTTACATCGGCGGGAACGTTCTACGAGCGCTACGCCGGATCTGAggcttctgcttcacctCTCAGCTACTGTGGCCCGCAAGCAATGAGCACTTCATCGAGTCGCGGATCAGCATTGGACTTTCGAGCAGGACCAGATGCAATAAACACACGCCCGTACAACCTTTGGCCGAATACCCCTTGCTCAGAGCCTGACACCAGCATAAAAGAAGACCCCGACGCTGATTACCACGACAGCTCGTACCCGGAGCATACACAACCTACTTCCATCCCTCTCTTTGCCCCTGTGGCACAGCAAAGTACAGACAACTTTTTTCCCAAACTCGAAAGCTTTGAAGGCGATAGCAGAGGCCCTACAGTAATAAGCCATGATACCGACCCTAATATACCGACAACAACATCGACATTCCCAGTTGGGGTAATCCCCCCATGGAGCACGGACAATGAGATACCATCTGAGCACGATCAAATGAGGTTTCCGCCTGCGAGTGGACTCGAATGTACCATTTGCGGGACTCGGTTTACTCGTCGTTCAAACTGTCGGGAACATATGAGGAGGCATGACCCTAACGCGAGAAAGTCATTCCCTTGCGAAGACTGTGGGAAGTCCCTGGGGCGGAAAACTGATCTTAAAAGGCATATCGATAGT GTCCATCGAGGGATTAGAAAGTACGCGTGTGAACAATGTGGTGCTCGCTTCAGTCGTCAGGATACACTTGTAAG GCATGTATCAGATGGGTGCAGACGCGGTCGGAGATTCAGCGACTCTACCTGGAGAGCTGGGGAAAGTCGTTCTCCCAGCCGGCACGATCTATCATAA
- the RFA2 gene encoding putative replication factor-a protein (COG:L;~EggNog:ENOG410PNZK;~InterPro:IPR014892,IPR036388,IPR014646,IPR036390, IPR040260,IPR012340;~PFAM:PF08784;~go_component: GO:0005634 - nucleus [Evidence IEA];~go_function: GO:0003677 - DNA binding [Evidence IEA];~go_process: GO:0006260 - DNA replication [Evidence IEA];~go_process: GO:0006281 - DNA repair [Evidence IEA];~go_process: GO:0006310 - DNA recombination [Evidence IEA]), whose protein sequence is MDYGNSFGGGGGGFVPGETTSPSGGRSEANNTTLRPVTIKQILDATQPFPEANYTIDGQDVSSIVFVGQVRNISTQATNVTYKLDDGTGEIETKQWVTPTDDMDTTDDLGKEGKDRNGVDVNGYAKVFARLKSLMGDRKVLNATAVRPLTDVNELHFHFLEAAAVHLFHTRGPPPSDGGAGGVAGSTSAGGDAAMGGLGGTSYGGSDGALQGMTPVAKRVFNLLKMEPQTNEGLHAQLIAAKLSLPPTDVVRAAHELLNTGLIYSTIDDDTYTVM, encoded by the exons ATGG ACTACGGTAATTCATttggaggaggtggcggtggcTTCGTGCCTGGAGAGACAACCAGTCCATCTGGTGGAAGG TCGGAGGCAAACAACACAACCCTTCGCCCGGTAACAATCAAACAAATCCTTGATGCCACCCAACCCTTCCCCGAGGCCAACTACACAATCGACGGACAAGATGTCTCGAGCATCGTCTTTGTTGGCCAAGTCCGCAACATCAGCACGCAGGCGACGAACGTCACATACAAGCTCGATGACGGAACGGGCGAGATAGAAACAAAGCAGTGGGTGACTCCCACCGACGACATGGACACAACGGACGACCTGGGCAAGGAAGGGAAGGACCGCAACGGCGTCGATGTCAATGGGTATGCGAAGGTGTTTGCGAGACTGAAGTCGTTGATGGGCGACCGCAAGGTCCTTAACGCGACTGCTGTGCGGCCGTTGACGGATGTCAATGAGTTGCATTTCCACTTCCTTGAAGCTGCGGCGGTGCATTTGTTCCATACGAGGGGTCCGCCGCCGAGTGACGGaggcgctggtggtgttgctggcAGTACTAGTGCTGGTGGCGATGCGGCGATGGGGGGACTTGGTGGGACAAGCTATGGAGGCTCGGATGGAGCGCTCCAAGGTATGACTCCGGTCGCGAAAAGGGTATTTAatttgttgaagatggagcCGCAAACGAATGAGGGATTGCATGCGCAATTGATTGCGGCAAAGCTGAGTCTACCTCCGACGGATGTGGTGCGGGCAGCTCATGAGTTGCTCAATACTGGGTTGATTTACTCGACTATTGATGATGACACTTATACTGTTATGTAA
- the DBP10 gene encoding ATP-dependent RNA helicase DBP10 (COG:J;~EggNog:ENOG410PHMJ;~InterPro:IPR033517,IPR027417,IPR001650,IPR014014, IPR012541,IPR014001,IPR011545,IPR000629;~PFAM:PF08147,PF00270,PF00271;~go_component: GO:0005634 - nucleus [Evidence IEA];~go_function: GO:0003676 - nucleic acid binding [Evidence IEA];~go_function: GO:0003723 - RNA binding [Evidence IEA];~go_function: GO:0003724 - RNA helicase activity [Evidence IEA];~go_function: GO:0004386 - helicase activity [Evidence IEA];~go_function: GO:0005524 - ATP binding [Evidence IEA]): MAPRAASPALSENEFDITGALFQNDSDSEVEQTKSTTKRKKAPAAQNLDFLGGDSDEDDEAFIAEQQMSANRKSANLKGRTVKKGGGFQAMGLNANLLKAITRKGFSVPTPIQRKTIPVIMEDQDVVGMARTGSGKTAAFVIPMIERLRSHSTTFGARGLIMSPSRELALQTMKVVRELGKGTDLKSVLLVGGDSLEEQFAMMASNPDIVIATPGRFLHLKVEMNLDLSSVRYVVFDEADRLFEMGFAAQLTEILHGLPTTRQTLLFSATLPKSLVEFARAGLQDPTLIRLDTESKISPDLQNAFFSIKSAEKEGALLHVLHEVIKMPTGPTEASQRRKFSERGPDDFRDKKRKRDMERSVNMKESPTKHSTIIFAATKHHVDYLYSLLREAGFAVSYVYGSLDQTARKIQVQNFRMGISNILVVTDVAARGIDIPILANVINYDFPSQPKIFVHRVGRTARAGRTGWSYSLVRDSDAPYLLDLQLFLGRKLVLGRDSADQVNFAEDVAVGSLPRDGLSHSCEWVSKVLGDVRDIAGQRTVAGKGEKLYMRTRNAASLESAKRAKQVVASDGWTAIHSLFQGEETNMEVEREKMLARIGGYRPQETIFEVQNRRTGKGSGKGGEPDEALESIKRVRNTLDNKKKQRAQAEELTAKLADDAPQNNEVDEADEHAFSDSGAENGVPDNMSMASESDLEVTFSSYGQPNSNKKSSNKNNADDTAATVTSTFQNPEYFMSYTPANNTLVEDRAYGVHSGTNANFASATRTETMDLQADEGGRGFGEPRTLKRWDKRHKKYVERQNDEDGSKGTRLVRGESGAKIASSFRSGRFDAWKKGKRVGRLPRVGEAETPGTASDFGNGGMGGKRFRHRRDQAPKAADPLRGDYEKMKKKGEAAKERAAGKVGGFASGGKSEIKNTDDIRKARKLKQRRMEKNARPSRKK, encoded by the coding sequence ATGGCTCCCCGCGCGGCCTCTCCGGCCCTATCGGAAAATGAATTCGACATAACAGGTGCGCTTTTTCAAAATGATAGCGATTCCGAAGTCGAGCAAACAAAATCAACCACGAAACGCAAGAAGGCGCCGGCAGCCCAGAATCTCGATTTTCTCGGCGGCGACTcggacgaagatgacgaggcaTTTATCGCGGAGCAGCAGATGTCTGCGAACCGCAAAAGCGCCAACCTCAAGGGCCGCACGGTGAAGAAAGGCGGCGGTTTCCAGGCCATGGGTCTGAATGCGAACTTGCTGAAGGCTATCACACGGAAAGGTTTCTCGGTCCCGACACCAATTCAGCGGAAAACGATACCAGTCATTATGGAAGATCAAGATGTGGTTGGTATGGCTAGGACGGGATCCGGAAAGACCGCTGCGTTTGTGATTCCTATGATTGAGAGGTTAAGGTCTCATAGTACGACGTTTGGAGCTCGCGGACTGATTATGTCTCCGTCGCGTGAGTTGGCGCTGCAGACTATGAAGGTCGTCAGGGAGTTGGGAAAGGGGACAGATCTGAAATCTGTGctccttgttggtggtgataGTTTGGAGGAGCAGTTCGCCATGATGGCTAGCAACCCGGACATTGTTATTGCAACGCCTGGTCGATTCCTGCACTTGAAGGTGGAGATGAATTTGGATTTGTCGAGCGTCCGGTACGTCGTATTTGACGAGGCTGATCGACTTTTCGAAATGGGTTTCGCGGCTCAATTGACGGAGATCCTTCATGGGTTGCCCACCACGAGACAAACCCTGTTGTTCTCAGCCACACTGCCAAAGTCCCTTGTGGAATTTGCGAGAGCTGGTTTACAGGACCCCACCCTCATTCGATTGGATACAGAGAGCAAGATTTCCCCGGATTTGCAGAACGCGTTCTTCTCTATCAAGTcggcggagaaggagggtgcTTTACTTCACGTCCTACACGAGGTCATAAAGATGCCCACAGGGCCAACGGAAGCGTCACAGAGACGCAAATTCAGTGAGAGAGGACCGGACGACTTTAGggacaagaagcgcaagcgagATATGGAACGATCCGTGAACATGAAGGAATCACCCACGAAACACTCCACGATCATCTTCGCCGCGACAAAACATCATGTAGATTACCTCTACTCGCTCCTCCGCGAAGCTGGATTCGCAGTTTCCTATGTCTACGGCTCCCTGGATCAAACAGCTCGTAAGATCCAGGTTCAGAACTTCAGAATGGGTATTTCCAATATTCTTGTGGTTACCGACGTTGCAGCCAGAGGTATCGATATTCCTATCCTTGCCAACGTCATCAACTACGACTTCCCCTCCCAACCTAAGATCTTCGTCCACCGAGTCGGTCGAACAGCTCGTGCCGGAAGGACAGGTTGGAGTTATAGTCTTGTCCGAGATTCAGACGCCCCCTATCTTCTTGATTTGCAACTTTTTCTGGGCCGCAAGCTGGTTCTCGGTCGTGACTCTGCGGATCAGGTCAACTTTGCCGAGGACGTGGCGGTCGGAAGCCTGCCTCGAGACGGCCTCTCGCACAGCTGCGAATGGGTAAGCAAGGTCCTAGGTGATGTTCGAGACATTGCCGGTCAGCGCACTGTTGCTGGCAAGGGAGAGAAACTCTACATGCGTACGCGAAATGCCGCCTCGCTCGAGAGCGCTAAGCGAGCGAAGCAAGTGGTTGCCTCGGACGGCTGGACAGCCATCCATTCCCTGTtccaaggcgaagaaacAAACATGGAGGTTGAACGTGAGAAGATGCTCGCACGTATCGGAGGCTATCGCCCACAAGAAACAATTTTCGAAGTCCAGAACCGACGTACCGGTAAGGGCAGTGGTAAGGGTGGCGAACCCGATGAAGCCCTTGAGTCGATCAAGCGGGTCCGGAATACCCTtgacaacaagaagaagcagcgcgCACAGGCTGAAGAACTCACTGCAAAACTTGCCGACGACGCGCCGCAAAATAATGAGGTAGACGAAGCCGACGAGCACGCCTTCTCAGACTCGGGGGCAGAGAACGGCGTACCAGACAACATGTCCATGGCCTCGGAGTCAGACCTCGAAGTTACATTCTCTTCCTACGGCCAGCCAAATAGCAACAAGAAGTCCTCTAACAAGAACAACGCGGACGACACCGCTGCCACCGTCACTTCGACCTTCCAAAACCCAGAATACTTTATGTCCTACACCcccgccaacaacacccTAGTCGAAGATCGAGCTTACGGCGTGCACTCCGGAACGAACGCTAACTTCGCATCTGCCACACGCACGGAGACGATGGACCTGCAAGCCGACGAAGGCGGTCGTGGGTTCGGTGAACCCCGCACGCTAAAGCGCTGGGATAAGCGGCACAAGAAGTACGTTGAGCGACAAAACGACGAGGACGGATCTAAGGGCACACGTTTAGTGCGGGGTGAGAGTGGTGCAAAGATAGCGTCTAGTTTCCGCAGTGGACGGTTCGATGCGTGGAAGAAGGGCAAGAGGGTAGGACGGTTGCCACGGGTTGGCGAGGCAGAGACGCCTGGGACTGCGTCCGATTTTGGGAATGGGGGAATGGGTGGGAAGCGATTCAGACATCGGAGGGACCAGGCGCCTAAGGCTGCGGATCCGTTACGTGGGGATtacgagaagatgaagaagaagggcgaggcTGCGAAGGAGAGGGCTGCCGGTAAGGTCGGTGGTTTCGCATCTGGTGGGAAGAGTGAGATTAAGAATACCGATGATATTcggaaggcgaggaagttgaagCAAAGGAGAATGGAGAAAAACGCTAGGccgtcgaggaagaagtag